The Streptomyces sp. NBC_01244 genome contains a region encoding:
- the ctaC gene encoding aa3-type cytochrome oxidase subunit II translates to MSPYGSDRSPRRPMRRKLLQALTAGVVLATATGCSYTWKDFPRLGLPTPVTEEAPRILSLWQGSWAAALITGILVWGLIMWSVIFHRRSRTKVEVPPQTRYNMPIEALYTVVPLIIVSVLFYFTARDESKLLSLSAKPAHTINVVGFQWSWGFNYVEDVDGDAATPKAGEVPKELAAIPDRYTKDFPAGAEGVYTKGVPSDRNAETGNPGPTLWLPKGEKVRFILSSNDVIHSFWVVPFLFKQDVIPGHTNVFEVTPTEEGVFMGKCAELCGVDHSRMLFNVKVVSPEAYKAHLKELAEKGQTGFLPAGIQQTDPARNAEVNKL, encoded by the coding sequence GTGAGTCCCTACGGCTCCGACCGCTCGCCGCGGCGCCCGATGCGGCGGAAGCTGCTGCAGGCGCTGACTGCGGGCGTGGTCCTGGCGACCGCCACTGGTTGCTCGTATACATGGAAAGACTTCCCCCGCCTCGGATTGCCCACCCCGGTCACTGAAGAGGCGCCTCGCATCCTCTCCCTGTGGCAGGGGTCCTGGGCGGCCGCTCTGATCACCGGCATCCTCGTGTGGGGCCTGATCATGTGGAGCGTCATCTTCCACCGGCGCAGCCGGACCAAGGTCGAGGTTCCCCCGCAGACCCGGTACAACATGCCCATCGAGGCGCTGTACACCGTGGTCCCGCTCATCATCGTCTCGGTGCTCTTCTACTTCACCGCGCGCGACGAGTCGAAGCTGCTCTCCCTCTCCGCCAAGCCGGCGCACACGATCAACGTGGTCGGCTTCCAGTGGAGCTGGGGCTTCAACTACGTCGAGGACGTCGACGGCGATGCGGCGACTCCGAAGGCGGGCGAGGTTCCCAAGGAACTCGCCGCCATCCCGGACCGCTACACCAAGGACTTCCCGGCGGGCGCCGAAGGCGTCTACACCAAGGGCGTCCCGAGCGACCGGAACGCGGAGACCGGCAACCCGGGCCCGACGCTCTGGCTGCCGAAGGGTGAGAAGGTCCGCTTCATCCTGTCGTCCAACGACGTCATCCACTCCTTCTGGGTGGTCCCCTTCCTGTTCAAGCAGGACGTCATTCCGGGCCACACCAACGTCTTCGAGGTCACCCCGACCGAAGAGGGCGTCTTCATGGGCAAGTGCGCCGAGCTCTGCGGTGTCGACCACTCCCGAATGCTCTTCAACGTCAAGGTCGTCTCCCCGGAGGCGTACAAGGCGCACCTGAAGGAGCTCGCGGAGAAGGGTCAGACCGGCTTCCTCCCGGCCGGCATCCAGCAGACCGACCCGGCCC